The following are encoded in a window of Ruminiclostridium herbifermentans genomic DNA:
- a CDS encoding DNA gyrase/topoisomerase IV subunit A, whose amino-acid sequence MTPKKIIVEEQNIIETLESNYMPYAMSVIVSRAIPEIDGFKPSHRKLLYTMYKMSLLTGQRTKSSNIVGQTMKLNPHGDLAIYETMVRLTRGNNALLHPFIDSKGNFGKQFSRDMKFAAPRYTEAKLDKICEEIFKDIDKNPVDFMDNYDSTMKEPVLLPTTYPNILVNANQGIAVGMASNICSFNLKEICETTSALIDNENIDITEYLKAPDFSSGGQLIYSEKDIKEIYDNGRGSVKVRAKYNFDKANNCIEIIEIPYSTTVEAIMDQIIDLVKSGKIKEITDVRDETDLSGLKLTIDIKKNTDADALMNKLYRFTTLQDSFNCNFNILINGRPRVMGIKTILNEWLKFRIECIKRQTFYDIGKKKDKLHLLLGLKKILLDIDKAIAIIRGTEQDALVVPNLMKGFEIDQIQAEFIAEIKLRNLNKEYILNKVSEIEDLIKEIADLEDIYKSEARIKKIIQKQLKEVAKKYGQPRRTEIISEEHIEEITTEHLIEDYNLKLFLTEHNYLKKITLVSLRSSSEQKLKDDDTIIQEVETHNKSDLLLFSNKCNVYKMKIYDIPDCKASSLGEYITNLLGLDNDEKIVYIAATDNYEGYMLFFYENGKGAKIDMSSYATKTNRKKLANAYYSESPLVRMMYIKGDIDLVAQSSIKKVLVFNTEEINSKTTRASQGVQVLTSKKGSTLVSVQTLEERKLSNPDYYRTKNIPAIGCYLKEEDKGDSQLSLDLE is encoded by the coding sequence ATGACTCCTAAAAAAATAATAGTTGAAGAACAAAATATAATAGAGACTCTTGAATCAAACTATATGCCATATGCTATGAGTGTTATTGTATCAAGAGCTATTCCTGAAATTGATGGATTTAAGCCTTCGCATAGAAAGCTTCTCTATACCATGTACAAGATGTCACTGCTGACTGGGCAAAGAACTAAATCCTCAAATATTGTAGGTCAAACTATGAAGCTAAATCCCCACGGGGATTTGGCAATATATGAAACTATGGTGCGATTAACAAGGGGGAATAATGCTCTGCTTCATCCCTTTATTGATTCAAAAGGAAATTTTGGAAAACAGTTTTCAAGAGATATGAAGTTTGCCGCTCCTCGATATACTGAGGCTAAGCTGGATAAGATATGTGAAGAAATATTCAAAGATATAGATAAAAATCCTGTTGACTTTATGGATAATTATGATAGTACCATGAAGGAACCAGTTTTATTACCAACTACATATCCCAATATTTTAGTAAACGCAAATCAAGGAATAGCAGTTGGCATGGCTAGTAATATTTGCAGCTTCAATTTGAAGGAAATATGCGAAACAACTTCTGCTCTTATTGATAATGAGAATATTGATATTACAGAGTATTTAAAGGCGCCTGATTTCTCATCTGGAGGTCAATTAATATATTCTGAAAAAGATATCAAGGAAATATATGATAATGGAAGAGGTAGCGTCAAAGTTCGTGCAAAGTATAATTTTGACAAAGCCAACAACTGTATAGAAATAATTGAGATACCTTATTCAACTACAGTTGAGGCAATAATGGACCAGATAATAGATTTGGTTAAAAGCGGTAAGATTAAGGAAATTACTGATGTTAGAGATGAAACAGATTTAAGTGGGCTGAAGCTTACAATTGATATCAAGAAAAATACCGATGCTGATGCTCTAATGAACAAGCTTTACAGGTTTACTACATTACAAGATAGCTTCAATTGCAATTTTAATATTCTAATAAATGGAAGACCAAGAGTTATGGGAATTAAGACCATTCTAAATGAGTGGCTTAAATTCAGAATAGAATGTATAAAACGTCAGACTTTTTATGATATTGGAAAGAAGAAGGATAAGCTTCATCTATTACTGGGTCTGAAGAAAATATTACTTGATATTGATAAGGCAATTGCAATAATTAGAGGAACAGAGCAGGACGCGTTGGTTGTACCAAACTTGATGAAGGGCTTTGAAATAGATCAAATTCAAGCTGAGTTTATTGCTGAAATTAAGCTTAGAAATTTAAACAAAGAATATATTTTAAACAAGGTAAGTGAAATTGAAGATTTAATCAAGGAAATAGCAGATTTAGAGGATATTTACAAAAGTGAAGCCAGAATAAAAAAGATTATTCAAAAGCAGCTGAAGGAAGTAGCTAAAAAGTATGGGCAGCCAAGACGCACAGAGATAATCAGTGAAGAGCATATTGAAGAGATAACAACTGAACATCTTATTGAGGACTACAATTTGAAGCTGTTCCTTACAGAGCATAATTACCTTAAAAAAATTACTCTTGTTTCTCTTAGATCAAGCTCTGAGCAAAAGCTTAAGGATGATGACACAATAATTCAAGAGGTGGAAACTCATAATAAGTCAGATTTATTATTGTTTTCAAATAAATGCAATGTGTACAAAATGAAAATATATGATATACCTGATTGTAAAGCCAGCAGTTTAGGAGAATATATTACAAATCTGTTAGGTCTGGATAATGATGAAAAGATAGTATATATTGCAGCTACAGATAATTATGAAGGTTATATGCTGTTTTTCTATGAAAATGGAAAAGGAGCAAAAATTGATATGTCAAGCTACGCTACTAAGACAAATAGAAAGAAGCTGGCAAATGCTTATTACAGTGAGTCACCATTAGTTAGAATGATGTATATAAAAGGTGATATAGACTTAGTAGCACAAAGCAGTATTAAAAAGGTTCTAGTTTTTAATACTGAAGAAATTAACTCAAAAACCACAAGGGCATCACAAGGGGTACAGGTTCTTACTTCTAAAAAGGGCAGTACACTAGTGAGTGTACAGACTTTAGAGGAAAGAAAGCTTTCTAATCCGGATTATTATAGGACAAAGAATATACCTGCAATTGGATGCTACTTGAAAGAAGAGGATAAGGGAGATTCCCAATTGAGTTTAGATTTAGAATAA
- a CDS encoding S-layer homology domain-containing protein, whose product MLKKIITLTMIAILCISTTFSYAANGTQTQAAWRDTLTKLETMGIIEESELNTTSKMTRDVFSKIIINSTGNYELAQSLREVTTFADVAKTSDLCGYINAAVNKGYLTAYADGKFKPKNNVTFAQLCTAMVNALGYTSNDIVGIWPKGHIDKAKSLGLTTGFNYNTNDEVPTSSVIIMIGRMLNTNIKKNNTQDAGITLKESAGLTNDQANWVYSEPEVAFDFNPDTKKLGNIAFKANIPILRNTIDNSVSPATSVIGEKITLDDIKDKDVVYEVYNKLNVLIYYLVIDNKIEGKITSILPNKYAPTAIQINNVKYDLGETAKIDKFNSSNGSFGVDDHVSVVLGYDGKVVDAYYVEDDNNKEYAFVVDCATKVSEAAADYGKVYYTVSLMHVDGTTKTYKIAENASGYKWRLVKYSYVDDETVALLKLAYRNDAEILVDRYQRKIGHNYITDNVKIFNYTDETVNLIKWNDIPDGVQAAGKVKYLATTGDFDDVCVILTNDIFNKQYRNYVVKSIIEPSNKNLADENSAYYQYNLVSGSDNYTYISKTATPISGVIVGSVLKMKLYNNKVSTFSNVVTHDLAGIRVQAIDSKRIKINNMVYLFDSNVAIYVKDYKGSLTAKKYSDIEINTDYPSIKLYFDRPINDGGKVQIIVIGNN is encoded by the coding sequence ATGCTAAAGAAAATAATTACCCTTACAATGATTGCTATTTTGTGTATTTCAACAACATTTTCATATGCAGCTAACGGTACACAGACTCAGGCTGCTTGGAGGGATACACTTACAAAGCTTGAAACCATGGGTATTATAGAAGAATCAGAATTAAACACAACTAGTAAGATGACTAGAGATGTGTTTTCTAAAATAATAATAAATTCAACTGGAAATTACGAATTAGCACAGTCCTTAAGAGAAGTTACTACTTTTGCAGATGTAGCTAAAACATCTGATTTGTGCGGATACATAAATGCTGCTGTAAATAAAGGGTATTTAACAGCATATGCAGACGGAAAATTTAAGCCTAAAAATAATGTTACCTTTGCTCAATTATGTACTGCTATGGTAAATGCTCTTGGATATACTAGCAATGATATTGTTGGAATATGGCCGAAGGGGCATATTGATAAAGCTAAAAGCTTGGGACTTACTACTGGTTTTAATTACAATACAAATGATGAGGTGCCAACCAGCAGCGTTATTATTATGATTGGCAGAATGCTTAATACTAATATTAAAAAAAATAATACACAGGATGCTGGCATAACTCTTAAGGAATCAGCTGGACTTACAAATGATCAAGCTAATTGGGTATATAGTGAGCCGGAGGTTGCGTTTGATTTTAATCCTGATACAAAAAAGCTTGGAAATATCGCATTTAAAGCTAATATCCCTATTTTGAGAAATACAATTGATAATAGTGTATCACCTGCTACAAGTGTAATTGGTGAAAAAATTACTTTGGACGATATAAAAGATAAAGATGTTGTATATGAAGTGTATAACAAGCTGAATGTTTTAATATATTATTTGGTAATTGACAATAAAATTGAAGGGAAAATTACTAGCATTCTTCCAAATAAATATGCTCCAACAGCAATTCAAATAAACAATGTAAAATATGATTTGGGTGAAACTGCAAAAATAGATAAATTCAATTCTTCAAATGGTTCATTTGGTGTTGATGACCATGTGTCTGTTGTATTAGGCTATGACGGCAAGGTAGTTGATGCATACTATGTAGAAGACGATAATAATAAGGAATATGCATTTGTTGTTGACTGCGCTACTAAGGTATCTGAAGCGGCTGCTGATTATGGAAAAGTATATTATACAGTAAGTCTTATGCATGTTGACGGAACAACAAAAACATATAAAATTGCAGAGAATGCAAGTGGATATAAATGGAGATTAGTTAAGTATTCATATGTAGATGACGAAACAGTTGCACTATTAAAGTTAGCTTATAGGAATGATGCTGAAATTTTAGTGGACAGATATCAACGAAAAATAGGACATAACTATATTACAGACAATGTAAAAATATTTAATTATACTGATGAAACCGTTAATTTAATTAAGTGGAACGACATACCTGACGGAGTACAGGCAGCAGGCAAAGTAAAATATCTAGCAACTACAGGTGACTTTGATGATGTGTGTGTTATTCTGACAAATGATATTTTCAATAAGCAATATAGAAATTATGTTGTTAAAAGCATTATTGAGCCAAGTAATAAAAATCTAGCTGATGAAAATTCAGCATACTATCAATATAATCTTGTATCTGGCTCTGATAATTATACATATATATCTAAGACCGCAACTCCCATATCTGGAGTAATTGTTGGTTCTGTATTGAAAATGAAGCTGTACAACAATAAGGTAAGCACCTTCTCAAATGTCGTAACTCATGATTTAGCTGGTATACGTGTTCAAGCCATTGACAGCAAGCGTATTAAAATAAATAACATGGTATATTTGTTTGATTCAAATGTAGCAATATATGTTAAGGACTATAAGGGAAGCTTAACAGCTAAAAAATATTCTGATATTGAAATAAATACTGACTATCCATCAATAAAGTTGTATTTTGACAGACCAATAAACGATGGAGGTAAGGTACAGATAATAGTTATTGGGAATAATTAA
- a CDS encoding ABC transporter permease: MGFFQAFKMAIKSIKSNKGRSFLTMLGVIIGVGAVITAVAFAQGSTASITDSIKGLGSNLINISITGRGSNRQITYEQLKEYADKNSDIISLLAPTVTNNMTLKAGTQSVNTTVIGTSEEYEYIKNKHVSEGRFITAFDNENKLKTAVIGTTVANDLFAGLNPVGQTIKINGNEFKVVGLLQETAGSQDSSEDDQVIIPVTVAQRISRNAVIRNFTAQAADANKVELAMNSIKAYLYSVYGDESLYNVMNQAEILDTLNSITDTLTVVLAGISAISLVVGGIGIMNIMLVSVTERTREIGIRKAIGAKRRSILVQFLIEAVMLTGLGGLVGILVGVCIIHFVIGGLKITTVVYSPFWMILSFSISLAEGILFGIFPAYKAARLNPIEALRFE, encoded by the coding sequence ATGGGCTTTTTTCAAGCCTTCAAAATGGCAATAAAAAGTATAAAAAGTAACAAAGGTCGCTCCTTTCTTACTATGCTTGGTGTAATTATAGGTGTTGGTGCTGTTATAACAGCAGTAGCCTTTGCACAAGGAAGCACAGCTAGTATAACCGACTCAATTAAAGGTCTGGGCAGTAATCTGATTAATATAAGCATAACGGGAAGAGGCAGTAATAGGCAAATTACATATGAGCAATTGAAGGAGTATGCAGACAAGAACAGTGATATTATTAGCTTGCTTGCACCTACTGTAACTAATAATATGACTTTGAAAGCAGGAACACAAAGTGTAAATACAACAGTTATAGGAACAAGTGAGGAATATGAATACATAAAAAACAAGCATGTTTCTGAGGGAAGGTTTATAACAGCTTTTGACAATGAAAATAAACTAAAAACAGCAGTTATAGGTACCACTGTTGCAAATGATTTGTTTGCAGGCTTAAATCCAGTAGGACAGACAATTAAAATCAATGGAAATGAATTTAAGGTAGTTGGCCTTTTACAGGAAACAGCTGGCAGCCAGGACTCCAGTGAAGATGATCAGGTCATTATACCTGTTACAGTTGCACAGCGAATCAGCAGAAATGCAGTTATAAGAAACTTTACCGCTCAAGCAGCCGATGCCAATAAAGTTGAACTTGCAATGAACAGCATTAAAGCATATTTATATTCTGTATATGGTGATGAGAGCTTGTACAATGTTATGAATCAGGCAGAAATATTAGATACATTAAATTCCATAACAGATACTCTGACAGTTGTGCTTGCAGGAATCTCAGCCATTTCGCTTGTTGTCGGCGGTATAGGTATAATGAATATAATGTTGGTTTCAGTAACAGAGAGAACAAGGGAAATAGGAATAAGGAAGGCTATTGGAGCTAAACGAAGAAGCATTTTGGTTCAGTTCTTAATTGAAGCTGTAATGCTGACTGGTCTAGGAGGACTTGTTGGAATATTGGTTGGAGTTTGCATCATCCACTTTGTAATTGGTGGACTAAAAATAACAACAGTGGTGTATTCGCCATTTTGGATGATACTATCATTTAGTATATCTTTAGCAGAAGGAATTCTTTTTGGAATTTTCCCTGCATATAAGGCAGCACGCTTAAATCCTATTGAGGCACTTAGATTTGAATAA
- a CDS encoding histidine phosphatase family protein yields MQGQKDSDLTQKGIDGAIALGRSLNNVDFNYI; encoded by the coding sequence ATTCAGGGACAAAAGGATTCAGACCTGACACAAAAGGGTATAGATGGTGCTATAGCACTCGGAAGGAGTTTGAATAATGTAGACTTTAATTATATTTAA
- a CDS encoding DUF4097 family beta strand repeat-containing protein, whose translation MRKLYRSILAITLLLAMLSLTAGCGVRINGREYEFFSAGGKDKSNLISEIGSQASDEFAASVDRENAEKIVLHNDAGNIIVKKSEDSQIKIEADKKARGASQNDKNTVLENMNIVIERDGNVIKIVAETNNKKDFWDWLKDEYKAFQATIDYTISLPEGIKAVDISTGAGNVEVDDLSTELKLNTGAGNIDIDEVISLGKNEISTGAGNIRFDGNIYDIESFKVSTGAGNIQFKVPEDTRMSLKANTGIGVLSGSFIKKNSNIKLSFDEDINGGGPKVELKSGVGNVEVDER comes from the coding sequence TTGAGAAAGTTATATAGGTCAATTTTAGCTATAACGTTGCTTTTAGCAATGCTGAGCCTTACTGCTGGCTGCGGTGTGAGAATTAATGGAAGGGAGTATGAATTTTTTTCTGCTGGAGGAAAAGATAAATCAAATCTTATTAGTGAAATAGGCAGCCAAGCATCAGATGAATTTGCTGCTTCAGTAGATAGGGAGAATGCAGAAAAAATAGTACTGCATAATGATGCTGGAAATATTATTGTTAAAAAGTCGGAAGATTCTCAGATAAAAATAGAAGCAGATAAAAAGGCAAGAGGAGCATCTCAAAATGATAAGAATACAGTTTTAGAAAACATGAATATTGTCATAGAACGAGATGGCAATGTGATTAAAATTGTTGCTGAAACAAATAACAAAAAAGATTTCTGGGATTGGCTCAAGGATGAATATAAAGCATTTCAAGCTACAATAGACTATACTATATCATTGCCAGAAGGAATAAAAGCTGTTGATATAAGTACTGGTGCAGGAAATGTGGAAGTCGACGATTTATCAACAGAACTTAAGCTAAATACGGGAGCTGGAAATATAGATATTGATGAAGTTATTAGCCTTGGAAAAAATGAAATTAGTACAGGTGCTGGAAATATAAGATTTGATGGTAATATATATGATATAGAATCATTTAAGGTTTCAACAGGTGCAGGAAATATACAGTTTAAGGTTCCAGAGGACACTAGGATGTCACTTAAGGCCAATACGGGTATTGGTGTTTTATCTGGCAGCTTTATAAAGAAAAACAGCAATATTAAATTAAGTTTTGATGAAGATATCAATGGTGGCGGCCCAAAAGTAGAGTTAAAAAGCGGAGTTGGGAATGTTGAAGTTGACGAAAGATAA
- a CDS encoding ABC transporter ATP-binding protein codes for MIRIENMCKIYNMGDNSVYALNNVSLHVREHEFVSIIGPSGSGKSTLMNILGCLDVPTSGKYYLDGKEVSKLRDNQLAEIRNYKIGFIFQGFNLLKKLTAVENVELPLIYQGVKHKERIRRSIEALEMVGLGERVYHTPNELSGGQQQRVAIARALVSNPPLILADEPTGNLDTKSGAEVIKTLKLLHQKGNTIVLITHDNSIAAQAQRIIKIQDGQIIEDKEAV; via the coding sequence ATGATAAGAATAGAAAATATGTGTAAGATTTATAATATGGGCGATAACTCTGTATATGCATTAAATAATGTGTCATTGCATGTCAGAGAGCACGAATTTGTATCAATTATTGGTCCTTCTGGCTCTGGTAAATCTACGTTGATGAATATACTGGGATGCTTGGATGTACCAACATCAGGAAAATATTATTTGGATGGAAAGGAAGTCAGCAAGCTGAGAGACAATCAGCTTGCTGAAATTAGAAACTATAAAATAGGCTTTATTTTTCAAGGTTTTAATCTTCTAAAAAAACTTACAGCGGTTGAAAATGTTGAATTACCGCTTATTTATCAGGGAGTTAAACATAAGGAAAGAATCCGAAGAAGTATTGAAGCCCTTGAGATGGTTGGGCTTGGAGAAAGAGTTTACCATACTCCAAATGAATTATCAGGAGGTCAGCAGCAGAGAGTAGCGATAGCACGTGCGCTTGTAAGCAATCCTCCGTTAATATTGGCAGATGAGCCAACAGGAAATCTTGACACTAAGTCAGGTGCGGAAGTTATAAAAACCTTAAAATTGTTGCACCAAAAAGGAAATACAATTGTGCTGATAACACATGATAATAGTATAGCCGCCCAAGCTCAACGAATTATCAAAATTCAGGATGGTCAGATTATTGAGGACAAGGAGGCGGTGTAG
- a CDS encoding DNA gyrase/topoisomerase IV subunit B codes for MTKDTRKTEYGNESISSLKGADRVRLRPGVIFGSDGLEGCQHSFFEILSNSIDEAREGHGKVIEVTRFADKSIMVQDWGRGIPLDYNVNEERYNWELVYCELYAGGKYKNNSGENYEYSLGLNGLGACATQYSSEYFDVTVFRDGYKYELHFEKGQNIGDLKKEKCKYEQTTTIQKWKPDLEVFTDIDIPLEYFQTVLKKQAVVNAGLRFILKDEESGESFVYSYENGIVDYIKEISNEDGFTEIQFYETATKGRDRADKPEYKVKMQIAFCFNNKTNLLEYYHNSSFLEYGGAPDKAVKNALVYAIDKCIKERGKYNKDEAKIIFADIEDSLILVVNSFSTITSYENQTKKSITNKFIQESMTSFLKEQLEIYFIENRVESDKIIEQVLVNKRSRETAEKTRINIKKKLSGNIDISNRVKKFVDCRTKDVSKREIYIVEGDSALGSCKLGRDAEFQAIMPVRGKILNCLKADYDGIFKSEIITDLLKVLGCGVEIKSKHNKDLNTFDMDNLRWSKIIICTDADVDGFQIRTLILTMIYRVAPTLLKEGKVYIAESPLFEITCKGKSYFAYSEKEKADILAKLEGNKYTIQRSKGLGENEPEMMWLTTMNPETRRLIKVMPADVEATSQMFDVLLGDNLLGRKQFIEENGSKYLDMIDVS; via the coding sequence ATGACAAAAGATACTAGAAAGACTGAGTATGGAAATGAAAGTATTTCGTCACTTAAGGGAGCAGATAGAGTTAGATTGCGCCCAGGTGTTATATTTGGATCAGATGGGCTTGAGGGCTGCCAGCATTCTTTCTTCGAAATTTTGTCAAACTCAATTGATGAAGCACGAGAAGGTCATGGTAAGGTTATAGAGGTTACTAGATTTGCTGATAAATCAATTATGGTTCAGGACTGGGGAAGAGGTATCCCTCTGGATTATAATGTAAATGAAGAAAGATACAATTGGGAATTAGTCTATTGTGAGCTTTATGCAGGTGGAAAATATAAAAACAATTCAGGCGAGAACTATGAATATAGTTTGGGACTAAATGGATTAGGTGCATGTGCTACTCAATACAGCTCAGAATACTTTGATGTTACCGTGTTTCGTGATGGATACAAATATGAATTGCATTTTGAAAAGGGACAGAATATAGGGGATCTCAAAAAAGAAAAATGCAAATATGAGCAAACTACCACTATACAGAAATGGAAGCCTGATTTAGAGGTCTTTACAGATATAGATATTCCTCTTGAGTATTTTCAAACAGTATTGAAAAAGCAGGCTGTTGTTAATGCCGGACTTCGTTTTATTCTCAAGGATGAGGAATCGGGAGAGTCCTTTGTATATAGCTATGAAAATGGTATTGTTGATTATATTAAAGAGATTTCAAATGAAGATGGCTTCACAGAAATTCAGTTCTATGAAACTGCTACCAAAGGCAGAGATAGAGCAGATAAGCCAGAATATAAGGTAAAAATGCAAATAGCTTTTTGCTTTAATAATAAAACAAATCTTCTTGAATATTATCATAATTCAAGCTTTTTGGAATATGGCGGTGCACCCGATAAGGCTGTGAAGAATGCTTTGGTATACGCCATTGATAAATGCATAAAAGAAAGAGGAAAATATAATAAAGATGAGGCGAAAATAATTTTTGCTGATATTGAAGACAGTTTAATTCTCGTGGTCAATTCATTTTCAACAATTACAAGCTATGAGAATCAAACTAAAAAATCAATTACAAATAAATTTATTCAAGAATCAATGACAAGCTTCTTAAAAGAGCAGCTGGAGATTTATTTTATTGAAAATAGAGTGGAAAGTGATAAGATAATTGAACAGGTGCTTGTAAACAAAAGAAGCCGTGAAACAGCTGAAAAAACTCGAATAAACATTAAGAAGAAGCTTAGCGGCAATATAGATATATCAAATAGAGTAAAGAAGTTTGTTGATTGCAGAACAAAGGATGTATCTAAACGTGAAATATATATAGTAGAGGGAGACTCTGCGTTAGGCTCTTGTAAGCTAGGTCGTGATGCAGAATTTCAAGCTATTATGCCTGTTAGGGGTAAAATTCTCAATTGTTTGAAAGCCGATTACGATGGAATATTTAAAAGTGAAATTATCACAGATTTGCTAAAGGTTCTTGGCTGCGGTGTTGAAATAAAATCAAAGCATAACAAGGACTTAAATACATTTGATATGGACAACCTTAGATGGAGCAAAATTATTATATGTACAGATGCAGATGTTGATGGTTTTCAGATAAGAACACTTATATTAACTATGATATATAGAGTGGCACCTACACTATTAAAAGAGGGAAAGGTCTATATTGCTGAATCTCCATTGTTTGAAATTACGTGCAAGGGGAAATCATATTTTGCATATTCGGAAAAAGAAAAGGCTGATATTTTAGCCAAACTTGAAGGAAATAAATATACAATACAGCGGTCAAAAGGACTTGGTGAAAATGAGCCGGAGATGATGTGGCTTACAACCATGAACCCTGAAACAAGGAGATTAATAAAGGTTATGCCAGCAGATGTTGAAGCTACCAGTCAAATGTTTGATGTATTGTTGGGTGATAATTTACTTGGAAGAAAACAATTTATTGAGGAAAATGGAAGCAAATATTTAGATATGATTGATGTAAGCTGA
- a CDS encoding peptidylprolyl isomerase gives MSKNPIVTIEMENGNIMKAELYPDVAPNTVNNFISLINKGFYDGVIFHRVIPGFMIQGGDPQGSGMGGPGYSIKGEFTANGFKNDLKHDKGVLSMARTMAPNSAGSQFFIMVAKAPHLDGQYAAFGKVIEGIEEADRIVSVKRDYNDKPIEAQVMKKVTVETFGVEYPEPEKV, from the coding sequence ATGAGCAAAAATCCTATTGTAACAATTGAAATGGAAAATGGAAACATAATGAAAGCAGAACTTTATCCAGATGTAGCACCAAATACTGTGAATAATTTTATTTCACTTATAAACAAAGGTTTTTATGATGGAGTTATTTTTCACAGAGTTATACCTGGTTTCATGATTCAAGGAGGAGATCCACAAGGATCAGGTATGGGCGGACCAGGCTACAGTATCAAGGGTGAATTTACTGCAAATGGTTTCAAAAACGATTTAAAGCATGATAAGGGCGTTTTATCTATGGCAAGAACTATGGCGCCAAACTCTGCTGGTTCACAATTCTTTATAATGGTTGCAAAAGCTCCTCATCTAGATGGACAGTACGCAGCCTTTGGAAAAGTAATTGAAGGAATTGAAGAGGCCGACAGAATTGTTAGCGTAAAGAGAGATTATAACGACAAACCAATAGAAGCACAGGTTATGAAAAAGGTTACAGTAGAAACCTTTGGAGTAGAATATCCTGAACCAGAAAAGGTTTAA